One Halomonas sp. M4R1S46 genomic window carries:
- a CDS encoding DUF4202 domain-containing protein, producing the protein MTSTSPYDQTLAALDALHAEDPRRVTVDGESLPMELWHAGRMSAWLERLDASPDELVRLAVRGQHLQRWQVPRSDYPEGRVGYLTWRRDQGKRAGETTAALMREAGYPEEAAEQVARMIRKQGLGREAGTQAVEDCACLVFLENYFADFSKQIDHDHLIRIVQMTWKKMSPQAHALALGLPMTAEARALVEEALAG; encoded by the coding sequence ATGACGTCGACGTCTCCCTACGACCAGACCCTCGCCGCTCTGGATGCCCTGCACGCGGAGGATCCTCGCCGGGTGACGGTGGACGGCGAGTCCCTGCCCATGGAGCTGTGGCATGCCGGGCGCATGAGCGCCTGGCTGGAGCGGCTGGACGCCTCCCCCGACGAGCTGGTGCGCCTGGCGGTGCGCGGCCAGCACCTGCAGCGCTGGCAGGTGCCGCGCAGCGATTATCCCGAGGGCCGGGTGGGCTATCTCACCTGGCGGCGCGACCAGGGCAAGCGGGCCGGCGAGACCACCGCGGCGCTGATGCGCGAGGCCGGCTACCCGGAGGAGGCGGCCGAGCAGGTGGCGCGGATGATCCGCAAGCAGGGGCTGGGTCGCGAGGCCGGCACCCAGGCGGTGGAGGACTGCGCCTGCCTGGTGTTCCTGGAGAACTACTTCGCCGACTTCTCCAAGCAGATCGACCACGATCACCTGATCCGCATCGTGCAGATGACCTGGAAGAAGATGTCGCCCCAGGCCCATGCGCTGGCCCTGGGGCTGCCGATGACGGCCGAGGCGCGCGCGCTGGTGGAGGAGGCGCTGGCGGGCTGA